The following coding sequences are from one Desulfuromonas sp. window:
- a CDS encoding OmpA family protein yields the protein MRHCLISLLLFGLFAPAAFAAGEEAARPVSPMIISKKIILGPQPEAQPEPKPLLAPPKKRISDEVIAADRSQLASVQDRLGEINRRGVEVDSYHFAKAQAWLDFARSNYNENDRSSVVEEALTEALRLVIGFEDGLSPVEMGTETPVIPQSMRVREDLWALAAGMKADPGRFPCVEGLVAQLEVQLVWSGHEEKEMGWRHSKPYISAAERMARKIRRQAAECAVAAPPIPVPAPPPECTECPACPEPPQAPAARLPDSVHFALDSAEISPATAAVLDRVASTLTASPGSALEIHGHADVRGGRGYNDKLSRRRAEAVMSYLVSRGIDAGRLSVKAFSETAPRIADPDSWGHAMNRRVEFNFQGIETLTLVEQRDDLQVEGAARSGKGKH from the coding sequence ATGCGACACTGCCTGATATCCCTCTTACTTTTCGGACTCTTCGCCCCCGCGGCCTTCGCCGCCGGGGAAGAGGCGGCTCGCCCCGTCTCGCCAATGATCATCTCCAAAAAGATCATTCTCGGGCCGCAGCCTGAGGCTCAGCCCGAGCCGAAGCCCCTGCTCGCTCCTCCGAAGAAGAGGATCAGCGACGAGGTCATCGCCGCCGACCGAAGCCAGCTCGCCTCGGTTCAGGACCGCCTCGGCGAGATCAACCGCCGCGGCGTCGAGGTCGACTCCTACCACTTCGCCAAGGCCCAGGCCTGGCTCGACTTCGCCCGCTCCAACTACAACGAGAACGACCGCTCCTCCGTCGTCGAGGAGGCCCTGACCGAGGCGCTGCGCCTGGTGATCGGCTTCGAGGACGGCCTCTCCCCGGTCGAGATGGGGACGGAGACGCCGGTCATCCCCCAGAGCATGAGGGTGCGCGAGGACCTGTGGGCCCTGGCCGCTGGGATGAAGGCCGACCCCGGCCGCTTCCCCTGCGTCGAGGGGCTCGTCGCCCAGCTCGAGGTTCAGCTCGTCTGGTCCGGCCACGAGGAGAAGGAGATGGGGTGGCGCCACAGCAAGCCCTACATCTCCGCCGCCGAGCGCATGGCCCGCAAGATCCGTCGCCAGGCGGCCGAGTGCGCCGTCGCCGCCCCGCCGATCCCCGTCCCGGCACCGCCGCCCGAGTGCACCGAGTGCCCGGCCTGCCCCGAGCCCCCGCAGGCCCCGGCCGCCCGGCTCCCCGACAGCGTCCACTTCGCCCTCGACAGTGCAGAGATCAGCCCGGCGACGGCCGCCGTCCTCGACCGGGTCGCCTCGACGCTGACCGCTTCGCCGGGCAGCGCCCTCGAGATTCACGGACACGCAGACGTCCGCGGCGGCCGCGGTTACAATGACAAGCTCTCCCGGCGCCGGGCCGAGGCGGTCATGAGCTACCTGGTGTCCCGGGGGATCGACGCCGGGCGCCTGAGCGTGAAGGCCTTCAGCGAAACCGCTCCCCGGATCGCCGACCCCGACAGTTGGGGCCACGCCATGAACCGCCGGGTCGAGTTCAATTTCCAGGGGATCGAGACCCTGACCCTCGTGGAGCAGAGGGACGACCTGCAGGTCGAAGGGGCGGCCCGTTCCGGAAAGGGTAAACATTGA